One window from the genome of Hippoglossus hippoglossus isolate fHipHip1 chromosome 6, fHipHip1.pri, whole genome shotgun sequence encodes:
- the avpr1aa gene encoding arginine vasopressin receptor 1Aa, with the protein MEMPGNITLHPNGSDPFARNEELAQIEIMVLSITFVVAVIGNVSVLLAMYNTKKKMSRMHLFIKHLTLADLVVAFFQVLPQLCWDLTYRFYGPDYLCRIVKHLQVTGMFASTYMMVMMTLDRYIAICHPLKTLQQPTQRSYIMIVSTWMCSLVFSTPQYFIFSLSEIKNGSTVKDCWANFIEPWGARAYITWITGGIFLVPVVILVMCYGFICHSIWKNIKYKKRKTMPGAASKNGLIGKNSVSSVTTISRAKLRTVKMTFVIVLAYIICWAPFFTVQMWSVWDENFQYADSENTAVTISALLASLNSCCNPWIYMIFSGHLLQDFMNCFSWCRRANADFKKEDSDSSIRRTTLLTKMTNRSPTGSTGNWRDLDNSPKTSIQME; encoded by the exons ATGGAGATGCCTGGAAACATCACCCTCCACCCGAACGGCTCCGATCCGTTTGCGAGGAACGAGGAGCTGGCCCAGATCGAGATCATGGTGCTGAGCATCACCTTCGTGGTCGCCGTGATCGGAAACGTGAGCGTCCTGCTGGCGATGTACAACACCAAGAAGAAGATGTCGCGCATGCACCTCTTCATCAAACACCTGACCCTGGCTGACCTGGTGGTCGCCTTCTTCCAGGTGCTGCCGCAGCTCTGCTGGGATCTCACGTACCGCTTCTATGGTCCGGACTACCTCTGCAGGATCGTGAAGCACCTCCAGGTGACGGGGATGTTTGCCTCCACCTacatgatggtgatgatgaccCTTGACCGCTACATCGCCATCTGCCACCCGCTGAAAACCCTCCAGCAGCCCACTCAGCGCTCCTACATCATGATCGTCTCCACGTGGATGTGCAGCCTGGTGTTCAGCACGCCGCAGTACTTCATCTTCTCCCTGAGCGAGATCAAGAACGGCTCGACGGTCAAGGACTGCTGGGCGAACTTCATCGAGCCCTGGGGCGCCAGGGCGTACATCACCTGGATCACCGGCGGGATCTTCCTGGTGCCCGTGGTCATTCTTGTGATGTGCTACGGCTTCATCTGCCACAGCATATggaaaaatatcaaatacaaGAAAAGGAAAACGATGCCTGGCGCTGCGAGTAAGAACGGCCTGATTGGGAAGAATTCAGTCAGCAGCGTCACGACCATATCGAGAGCCAAGCTGCGGACTGTTAAGATGACTTTTGTGATAGTTTTGGCTTACATCATTTGCTGGGCGCCGTTTTTCACCGTGCAGATGTGGTCTGTGTGGGACGAAAACTTCCAGTATGCTG ATTCTGAGAACACAGCGGTGACTATTTCTGCGCTCCTTGCCAGTCTCAATAGCTGCTGCAACCCGTGGATATACATGATCTTCAGCGGCCACCTCCTGCAGGATTTCATGAACTGCTTCTCCTGGTGCCGCAGAGCAAACGCAGACTTCAAGAAGGAGGACTCGGACAGCAGCATCCGCAGGACGACACTGCTGACTAAGATGACCAACCGCAGCCCCACGGGCAGCACTGGCAACTGGAGAGATCTGGACAACTCTCCCAAGACCTCCATTCAGATGGAGTAA